The following are from one region of the Arachis duranensis cultivar V14167 chromosome 10, aradu.V14167.gnm2.J7QH, whole genome shotgun sequence genome:
- the LOC107468827 gene encoding RHOMBOID-like protein 10, chloroplastic isoform X1, translated as MVGVNGPQLFLSPVCKAAPYPLDLIATAAAGHLLRHCSNHHLRLDALLHSCFKKLTSLDQLFKLKDKWCQSSLKLKGLNFLQLSNNDLNSTCSTSFSFFNGGGHGVHFGNGGMSNSKMSGNNPFNGRKWTNILLAANVLFYIVQLATQGKLLLWGAKINSLIDKGQFWRLATSSFLHANVGHLLINCYSLNSVGPTVEIFSGPKRFLAVYFASAIASSAMSYWFCRMPAVGASGAIFGLVGSVAVFVLRHKDIVGGGKEDLLHIAHVIALNMLIGILSKGIDNWGHLGGLIGGVAASWLIGPAWKHESTSWDGRRLFTDSAPLYKLFKNKRVPKQWK; from the exons ATGGTAGGAGTGAATGGTCCTCAGCTTTTCCTGTCGCCAGTTTGCAAGGCAGCTCCTTACCCACTTGATCTCATCGCCACCGCCGCCGCCGGCCACCTTCTCCGCCACTGCTCCAACCACCATCTCCGCCTTGACGCCCTTCTTCACTCCTGTTTCAAG AAACTCACTTCTCTTGATCAACTGTTTAAATTGAAGGATAAATGGTGCCAAAGTTCCCTTAAACTCAAAGGACTAAATTTTCTTCAACTTTCAAACAATGATTTGAATTCCACATGTTCAACTAGTTTCTCTTTCTTTAATGGGGGAGGACATGGAGTACACTTTGGAAATGGTGGGATGTCTAACTCCAAGATGTCTGGAAACAATCCATTTAATGGAAGGAAATGGACAAACATTCTCCTTGCTGCTAATGTCTT ATTTTATATTGTACAACTTGCAACCCAAGGCAAGCTTTTGTTATGGGGAGCGAAG ATAAACAGTCTGATTGACAAAGGACAATTTTGGAGACTCGCCACATCTTCCTTTCTGCATGCAAACGTTGGACATCTCCTG ATCAATTGTTATTCGTTAAACTCAGTTGGTCCTACCGTGGAGATCTTCAGTGGTCCTAAAAGATTTCTTGCAGTATACTTTGCCTCTGCAATTGCAA GTTCAGCTATGAGTTATTGGTTCTGCAGAATGCCTGCAGTAGGTGCATCCGGGGCAATTTTTGGACTA GTTGGGTCAGTTGCAGTGTTTGTCTTGAGGCACAAGGACATCGTAGGAGGTGGTAAAGAAGATTTGCTGCACATAGCACATGTAATTGCACTCAATATG CTCATTGGGATATTATCCAAGGGCATTGACAATTGGGGACAT TTAGGAGGGTTAATTGGTGGAGTTGCTGCATCATGGCTTATTGGACCTGCATGGAAACATGAATCTACATCATGGGATGGAAGAAGGCTCTTCACTGATAGTGCTCCATTGTATAAACTCTTCAAGAATAAGAGAGTACCTAAGCAATGGAAATAA
- the LOC107468827 gene encoding RHOMBOID-like protein 10, chloroplastic isoform X2 yields the protein MVGVNGPQLFLSPVCKAAPYPLDLIATAAAGHLLRHCSNHHLRLDALLHSCFKDKWCQSSLKLKGLNFLQLSNNDLNSTCSTSFSFFNGGGHGVHFGNGGMSNSKMSGNNPFNGRKWTNILLAANVLFYIVQLATQGKLLLWGAKINSLIDKGQFWRLATSSFLHANVGHLLINCYSLNSVGPTVEIFSGPKRFLAVYFASAIASSAMSYWFCRMPAVGASGAIFGLVGSVAVFVLRHKDIVGGGKEDLLHIAHVIALNMLIGILSKGIDNWGHLGGLIGGVAASWLIGPAWKHESTSWDGRRLFTDSAPLYKLFKNKRVPKQWK from the exons ATGGTAGGAGTGAATGGTCCTCAGCTTTTCCTGTCGCCAGTTTGCAAGGCAGCTCCTTACCCACTTGATCTCATCGCCACCGCCGCCGCCGGCCACCTTCTCCGCCACTGCTCCAACCACCATCTCCGCCTTGACGCCCTTCTTCACTCCTGTTTCAAG GATAAATGGTGCCAAAGTTCCCTTAAACTCAAAGGACTAAATTTTCTTCAACTTTCAAACAATGATTTGAATTCCACATGTTCAACTAGTTTCTCTTTCTTTAATGGGGGAGGACATGGAGTACACTTTGGAAATGGTGGGATGTCTAACTCCAAGATGTCTGGAAACAATCCATTTAATGGAAGGAAATGGACAAACATTCTCCTTGCTGCTAATGTCTT ATTTTATATTGTACAACTTGCAACCCAAGGCAAGCTTTTGTTATGGGGAGCGAAG ATAAACAGTCTGATTGACAAAGGACAATTTTGGAGACTCGCCACATCTTCCTTTCTGCATGCAAACGTTGGACATCTCCTG ATCAATTGTTATTCGTTAAACTCAGTTGGTCCTACCGTGGAGATCTTCAGTGGTCCTAAAAGATTTCTTGCAGTATACTTTGCCTCTGCAATTGCAA GTTCAGCTATGAGTTATTGGTTCTGCAGAATGCCTGCAGTAGGTGCATCCGGGGCAATTTTTGGACTA GTTGGGTCAGTTGCAGTGTTTGTCTTGAGGCACAAGGACATCGTAGGAGGTGGTAAAGAAGATTTGCTGCACATAGCACATGTAATTGCACTCAATATG CTCATTGGGATATTATCCAAGGGCATTGACAATTGGGGACAT TTAGGAGGGTTAATTGGTGGAGTTGCTGCATCATGGCTTATTGGACCTGCATGGAAACATGAATCTACATCATGGGATGGAAGAAGGCTCTTCACTGATAGTGCTCCATTGTATAAACTCTTCAAGAATAAGAGAGTACCTAAGCAATGGAAATAA